TCAGCGTATCGAGTAAGGATGCGGAAATCACCAAATAGCGAAACGGCGGGACGCAGCCAAGCAGCGCCGCATTGGTGATCCCGATGCTCTCAGGCCAAACCAGCAGCGGCGGCAAGCTGCGACCAAATTGCGATTGCAATCGTCGGGCCAAGTCGGGCGAGTCGACCGGCGTCAGTCCCCAACTGCGACGTAAAAATTCGGGATAGACCGCGATCAGAAAAATCACAATCAAAGCAATCGTCCATACGCCGCTATCGCTGGTCGGGCCGGCCAGACCGCCCCAGTGAGCGGCCGCCGATCCCAGCCAGACCGGACCGCACGTAAGCGGAAGCGACAGGCGAATTTCGGCAAGCGCCCGCGGAATTCCTTCCGCTTCGGAGAGCATCGTTAAACGAGAGAGGATCGCCGGCAGTAAGAGGACCGCTTCACGCAAAAGGGGAATTTCTCCCCATGCCGACGCATAAATGATTCCTCCCCAATTGCCGGGCCAGATCATCAGCAGCGACGTTGCGGCCCAACAGATCTCGGCGAGCAAACTTCGTTGAAAGCTGCGCGCGATGCTCCACTGGAACACTCCGAGCGCCAAGCAGACCATCCAGGATGCGAGCGGCTCGTCGACCGTCTCAACGGGGCGAGCGAGAAGCACGATCGTGCAATAGACGAGTATCTGCAGAAGCATGGGAAACGCCGTGGTGAGGAGGAACTTCCATGGTAGTCGCCGGGCTTTGCGTCGTACAACGAAAAGAGACTCCGCATCCGATTAGGCCGGTCGTAACCGATGTTCCGGCGCTTCTGGCCCGTAGGGTCCGCTATGAGGCCGTGAATTTTTGGCTTTGAGACACCTTAATCAGCCGTTTACCGCTAATTTTACGGATCTTTCGAGGGGCTAGGCTCTTTGTTGATTGTTTGCTCTGGGTTGGTTTTCCCTGCGGGCTGGGGGTTTCTCTTTCAATTAGGTCGCCATCGTGCTTCTTTGACGAGTTAGGGCGAGTAGGCGTTGGAAGTTGTGGGCCAGGGCGTGCCAGAGGGCGACGGCTTTCGCTTTGGCCAAGCTGCGGACATTGAACTGATTGAGCCCTCGGTTGCGGCAGGTTGCGTTACTGAACTCGGCCGAACTGGCTCGTTCCTTATAAATCTCCTTCGCTTCATCGGTGCCCATCCGAGCTCGCCACGCCTCCACTTCCTGGCTGTCGCCTGGCATCGGAGCATGCGGATCGCGACCTTGCGAACGCTTTTTTTCCTCGTCGGTGATGGGCAGATAAACGTTCGTTCCGTTGGCTTCCAGATGCGTGATCGCTTCCAAGTTCGAGAACCCGGCATCCGCCAAGTATTCCTCCGGTCGCTGCGAATAACGCTCGATAAGCTGTTCGTACATCGGTTGAAGTTGGCCTCCGTCGGTCCCGGCGTTCACCACGTCCAAGCCTACAATCACGCGGGTTTCGGTCGTGGTGGCGAACTGCACGTTGTAGGCCGGGCGAAAGCCGCCGTCTCCCATTTTCATCTTGCGAGCCTCGGGATCGGTCGTCGAAGCACGAGCCTCATCGCCCGAACCCTTCTTGCGACGTTCCATCTTCGGCACGATCTTTTCTCGCTCTTCCAACGCCGCTTGCACCCGTTCGGCTCGCTCTCGGGCCGCACGTTCGCGGGCCCCTTTCACGCGACGATCCTCGGCCGAAACGTCATCCGATTCGCGTTCTTCTCGCAACACTTTGAGTTGCTCTTCCGCCTCTTGCAAGCATTTTTCGAGCGTCGGCTTGCGGCGGAACGAACTGCTGCCGGCGCTGGCCCGCACCCGCATGCCGTCCTGAGCGACGCGGTTCAAGTCGATCAACTCTTGGTGCAGCAACGTGGCTACGCTTTGCGTCAGCAGCTGGTCGAGCCGATCCGCATGCCGCACGCGAAAGTCGGCCAGCGTGTGATAATTAACGGTGACGCCACCGCACATCCACAAATAGGTCAGGTGCTCGCGGCACATCCGGTCCAGCCGCCGGGCCGAACCGATGCCGTCAATCGTGGCCTGAAGCCACAATGCCAGGAGAATCTTCGGATCAATCGGGTTGCGTCCCACGCCCCCTTCGACCGCAGCAATCGGTTCGTAGAACGCCGCCAAGTCGAGCCCATCGACGTAAGCCCAAACCAAGCGGGCCGAATGATCATCGGTCAGCAACTCGTCCAACGCCAACGGCCGCCACTCGACCTGCTGCCGCTGAGCCTGCTGAACTCGAACCACTCCACCCCGTCCTTGCCGTCTAGCCATCGACTACTCCCCGAGAAAACAACTTTCAATCAGGGAGGATGATAACTGCGATCTGTCGAATGGGGAATAAAAATTCACACGCTCTATGAGGACCAAGAATTGGTAACGATTCGGTTCGGCCGCGCAGCGGATCCTACGAGGTCTCTTTCGTCATCCATCGCTATCGGAGATTTGGTATCCTAAGCGAAGTAAAAAAAGACGTGCGTTTTGACGCACCCTGCAGCCTTCTTTTTGCTGGACGGATCATGACGGACCTCGCATCATTCGCTGCCGATACTCCCCGCTTCGTTCGGCATTTGCTCGATTCGTATCGTCGCTGGGTTGGTGTCGAACTGATGGAGCGAACCGGGACCGAACCAAGCGATCTGGAGCAGTTGTTCGCGTTGCCGGTGGTGGTGGTTTCGCACGACGCGCAGGACGATCCAATTTTCAAATTTGGGAATCAGACGGCGCTCGATCTGTGGGAACTGAGACTTCCCGAATTTCTCCAGATGCCGTCACGCTTGACGGCGGAACCGCTGCATCGCGATGAGCGAGCTCGCTTGCTGCAGCGGACCGAACGGGACGGCTATGTCGACGACTATCGCGGCGTTCGCATTTCCAGTCGCGGTCGCCGCTTCTACATCGAGCAAGCGACTATCTGGAACATCGTCGACGACGCCGATACCTACATCGGTCAAGCGGCGACATTTGACCACTGGACGTTTTTGGAAGCAGGAGAGACGCCGTGAGAAAGCCGCCGCGTCTTTAGCCCGAGATGGTTACTTTCTCCGGCTCTTGCTTCGGGAGCGGTTTTGACTTTTCTTTTTCTGGCAGCGGCTCTGGTTTCTTGTCTGGCGACTTCTCCTCTTCGTAGCCGACCAGATCAGCTTCGGCTTTACCGCCGGGCATCGGCGTCTCGGCCTCTTCGGATTCATGCTTGGTATCGGCGAGATGTTCACTGCGAAAGTCAAAGGGAGCGTCGTACTCGACAGGAATCGGGCTATCCTCCGCTTTGCGGAAAGGATTGGGGAGGCCGATGCTGGAGCCGGCGAATTGGGCCCGGTCGTAGATGTTGCCTCCTTGAAACGGTCCGGCGCCAAGCAACCAGGTATCCTTCGCTGTTCCCAGCGACTGAGCGATGCCCGATTGCCAAATCGGTTGCCGCGATTCGCGATGATAGGCGAAGAGTGCGATTTTGGCGCCGCCGATCGTATTGCTCTTTTTCGCAAATGCGATCTCGGGGATTGTCGGCATCGGGGGAGCGGTCGGAAAGAGCGACGCGGCGGAACTAACGGCATTGCTAGAGGGAATGCCGTAGGTGACGGTGTGTCCCTCCGTCCCTAAGGCTCCGATGCGCGCTTCGACCACATAGTCGGCTTCGGCGGCGGAATCTTGCAGCAGACATCCGGCGGCGTTCATTTGCTGACGAATGGCGCTGGTGATGTATTCGGCGTTGACGAACCCGGCGCCTTTGACGTTTTGCAAATAGCGGGGATCGAGATAAACCTTTTCATCGCGCAGCGGTTGAAAGTCGATATCGGCGATCGCCTCGTCGACGGCATGCGAACTGACAAGTTGCTCAGTCAGCGTTCGATTGGATGTCGTCCCGCAACCGGCTGCTAGTAGCAGGCCGACCACGAGCGCGCCGCCGCGGATTGCGGCGAAAAATTGGAAGCTGGCGGCCATTGCGAAATGCGTGTCATAGGTGGGTGGAGGGAAGTGAGGCGGGATGCATTTGGTAGGAGGGACAACAGCGTGCTTGGATTGGTGGTGTCGCCTTGCGAGCGAACTATAGGAAAAGAGGAAGTTCCGCGAAACCGCAATTTTGTGAAGATATCACGCGAAATAGGCTTGATTAGGAGACGCTGACTGCCTGTCGCTCTGGGAGCATCGGACTTATAATAAGCGGTTTGTCTCCGAACGATCCTTATTTCCCAAGCGTGTGCCGAAAACGTGGCGACCGTCTCCGCTGAACCAGCTTGGCTTCCCTATTTTCAGCTGTTCCGGCTGCCGAATCTCTTTACGGCTTGGGCCGACATTCTGGCCGGATATCTCGCTGTCTCGCAGTTTTCTAGCGAAACGGCCAGTTTGACGCCGTGGCCAGTCTTTTTGTGTCTGATTGCGGCTTCCAGCCTGATTTACTCGGCCGGAATGGCGCTAAATGACTATTACGACCTCGAGCAGGATCGCCGCGAACGCCCGCAGCGTCCACTCCCTTCGGGCCGCATTTCACCGCGATTGGCCGCTTGGCTGGGCTATCAGTTTTTGCTGATCGGCGTGGTGCTAGCGTCGGTCGCCGGCTATCTGTATTCCGACTTGGCGGCGATTCCCTGGCGCGGGGGAGCAGTCGCGGCCGCGTTGGTCGCGTCGGTTTTACTGTATGACGCCGGGTTAAAAGCGACCGTTTTTGGCGCCGTCGCGATGGGATCCTGTCGTTTTTTCAATCTTCTGTTGGGGATGAGTTTGGCTGGCAGCTTGGCTGGTGACGCCCGATTTTCGCTCGTCGGATACGATATGGGCCAGCTTGCATATGCAGGCGGAATCGGCGTCTATATCGCCGGCGTGACCTGGTTTGCCCGGACCGAAGCGAAGGAAAGCGCACGGCCGATGCTGATCTTCGGCTTTGTGGTGCTGATCATCGGCCTGGGGCTGTTTGTCGCGTCGCCGTTGTTGGGATCCTCAATCATCCGCTTGCGATCGATGCAGACGTTTGGGTGGTGCGGCTTGATGACGCTTTTGGCGGTTTCGATCATCCGCCGCTGCGTCATCGCCATTGCCGATCCCTCCCCAAGCAATGTACAAGTGGCGGTAAAGCAGGCCCTGCTGTCGCTGATCACGCTCAACGCGGGATTGGTGCTGGCGGTTTGCGGGGCATTTTGGGCGGTGATTGTCGCGTTGCTCATTGTGCCGATGCTGTTGTTGGGCCGCTGGGTCTATTCGACGTAAACTAACAAAGACGGTCGCCGAGCAATTTTGGCAGGGGAAGCGTCGACGCGATGCAAATGAGATAAGCATGCGGATTGGCTATAACACGAACGGCTTTGCCCATCACGACCCGCTTGACGCGGTCGACGTGCTTGCGGACTTGGGCTACGAAAGCGTTGCGATCACCGTCGATCACGGGACGCTGACGCCGTTCGGCAATACCTACATGGCCGATCGTCAGGCGGATCATCTCGCCGGGCTTCTTCGTGAAAAGAAAATGACGTGCGTCGTTGAATCGGGCGCCCGCTTTTTGCTCGATCCCAAACAGAAGCACGAGCCGACCTTGGTCTCTCCGGCCAAGCATGGCCGGCAGCGACGCTTTGAGTTTATCCGCCACTGCATCGACGCCGCGGTCAAATTGAAAGCCGACTGCGTTTCGCTGTGGTCGGGACGTTTGCTCGACGAGGTCAACGAAGCGACCGCGATGAAGCGCCTGGTCGAAGCGCTGCAGCCGGTAATTGAATACGCAGAGTTGCAACAAATGCCGCTTGGTTTTGAACCGGAGCCAGGCATGTTTATCGACACGATGGATCGCTTCGCTCAATTGTGCGACCGTATCGATTCTCCCTTGTTTCAATTGACGCTCGACATCGGTCACTTGCAGTGTCAAAACGAATTGCCGCTAGGCGATTTCATTCGTCAGTGGGGTTCGCGGATCGTCAACGTTCATATCGAAGATATGAAGCGCGGCGTCCATGAGCATCTTCCCTTCGGCGAGGGGGAGATCGATTTCAGCGAAGTCATTCAGGCGTTGCAGGATGCGAATTATCAAAAAGGCCTGCATGTCGAATTGAGTCGCCATAGCCACGAAGCGCCGACCATCGCCGCCAGCTCGATGCAGTTTCTGCGTCCGCTTGTTCATCCACTCTAGACAAACGACTTCCCCAACCGGATAGAGATCGCTCGCTATGCCTGACAACGTCGTACTACTTTCGCTACCCGGACTGTCGCCGCAAGATTTGGCCCATATGCCGCAAGTGTCGGCGCTGGTCGCCGATGGAGACCGCGCCCCATTAGCGGCTAGTTTTCCGGCGGTGACCTGGCCCGTTCAAGCGAATATGCTAACGGGACAACTCGCAGTCGATCACGGCGTGACCGCCAACGGGTTTTACTGGCGCGACACCCACAAAGTCGAAATGTGGACCGCCGGCAACGAGGCGATCCTACAGCCGCAAATCTGGGACCTGCTAAAGAAGCATGATCCAGAGATCCGCACTTCGGCCTGGTTTCCGATGCTCAGCAAGCGCAGCGGCGCCGACTATGTCTGCATGCCGGCCCCGGTCCACAATCCGGACGGCAGCGAGACGATGTGGTGCTACACGAAGCCGTCTGACCTGTACGGCGACTTGCTGAAAGAGCTGGACGGTTTTCCGCTGCACCATTTTTGGGGCCCCATGGCCAACATCAAGTCGAGCGCCTGGATCGCTGACTCGGCGGCGATGGTCGCCGAGAAATTCCAGCCCCATTTCTCTTTCATCTATTTGCCGCATCTGGATTACGCCGCCCAAAAGCTGGGTCCGCAAAGCGACGCCCATAAACAAGCGGCTGCCGACATTGACGAAGTGATCGGCAAGCTGGTCGCTCGGATGCGCGCCGCACTGGGAGACGACACGCTGTTTTTGATTGCCAGCGAATATGTGATCGTGCCGGTCGACCATGTCAGCTATCCCAATCGCATCCTGCGTGAGGCAGGTCTATTGCAAGTCGAGCAGCGCGAAGATGGCGAACATCTTGACCTGGTCCGTAGCGACGCTTGGGCGCTGGTCGATCATCAGTTTTCGCAGGTCTACGTCAAAGACGCCCAGCCGAGCGTCATCCGCCGCGTGCAAGAGCTGTTTCAAGGCGCCGAAGGAATTGCGGAAGTCTTGGCGCTCGAAGAACGAGCCAAGTACTACATGGACCACGAAAGAGCAGGGGAGGTGATCCTCGTCTCGGCCCCCAATAGTTGGCAAGCCTATTACTGGTGGATCAACGACGACTTGGCGCCCGGCTTCGCACGCAAAGTCGACATTCACCAAAAGCCCGGCTATGACCCGGTCGAAATGCACTTTGACTTCGCGACGAAGAGCATCCCCTTGGATGCGACCTTGGTCAAAGGCTCGCACGGCGCTCCGGTCAACTCAGAACAGCAGCAAGGCGTGTTCTTATCGAGCCAGAAGGGGGTGTTCGCCGAAACCCCCTTGGCCGATACTGATGTTTGCGACATCGTGCTTCGCCAATTTGGCGTCTGAATCGAATCGCCAGTTCTGATCTAGCCGGTCAATTTGTCGGGTCATTCCGATCGTAGCGATCGTTTGACCCGGCTTCTCGGTTTTGCGGGCTGTCCGTTTTCGCCTGGATCCTGCAGCGACGTACGTTATTACGTACATTTCCAAGCTGCAATTGGTCGGGCGACACAACGGGAGCCGTCGGTGCCCCAAGAATTCGAGAAAACCTTCGAGTTTCTAGCGAGATCAGGCAACGCGGCGGCGACGCCGGTGTTGATCGCCGCGCTGCGCAGTGAAGCGATCGATATTCGCGACGCGGCGTTCGACGCGATGTTGCAGCGGCCGAGTCGCAAAGCCGAAGCCTATTTCTTTGACCACTGGGAAGAGTTGCCCGACGCTTGGCGGATGAAGATCAAACAGCAGTTGGGCGCGATGACGACGATCTTGCGCGAGCATCTGCTTGCGACGTCGCGTCCCGCATGCGAAAAAGCGTCGGCCATCGCGTTGGAGTTGGAAGATTTTGATCTCCTGCGCACGCTGACAACGGCGGCCGAAGACAAGAACAACGAGAATCGTGATATCGCCGGTCGGACGTTGGTGTCGCTGGTCGATCGATTACGAAAGTTGCTGGACGAAGCGACCGACGCCCGCAAACGGAATCTGGTGTTGTGGCGCGGACGCGCGATCGAAACGTTGGATGATTCGATGCGTCGTTGCAATACGCACCAATCAGAAGAGATCGTCGAATCTTTTTTAATGCTGATCAGCCGCGAACATCCGATGTTTCGGCATCTGTTCGATGTTCCTTCGTCGCAGGTTTACAAAATCACGCTGACGATTCTGAAGCGAACGATGCGCCCTGCGATTGTGCGGCTGATCCTCAGCGTGTTTCAAGAGACCGCTCCTTGCTCGACGCTGTTGGGCGCCGCCGCTTGGCGCAGCGACGCG
The nucleotide sequence above comes from Blastopirellula sp. J2-11. Encoded proteins:
- a CDS encoding M48 family metallopeptidase; translation: MLLQILVYCTIVLLARPVETVDEPLASWMVCLALGVFQWSIARSFQRSLLAEICWAATSLLMIWPGNWGGIIYASAWGEIPLLREAVLLLPAILSRLTMLSEAEGIPRALAEIRLSLPLTCGPVWLGSAAAHWGGLAGPTSDSGVWTIALIVIFLIAVYPEFLRRSWGLTPVDSPDLARRLQSQFGRSLPPLLVWPESIGITNAALLGCVPPFRYLVISASLLDTLTPRELEAVIAHEMGHLRLRHVARRLIAIVAAAAVVLGVRYWLSAWLAPQGLQQTLLEASAPCLLSAYYLWSTPRQSRRMELEADAWAAAHLRTIYGNQATPLLTAALRKLSVAANVPLEQAKWLHPSFYQREAALRQRSAAPGEPVVWESAL
- a CDS encoding IS1182 family transposase produces the protein MARRQGRGGVVRVQQAQRQQVEWRPLALDELLTDDHSARLVWAYVDGLDLAAFYEPIAAVEGGVGRNPIDPKILLALWLQATIDGIGSARRLDRMCREHLTYLWMCGGVTVNYHTLADFRVRHADRLDQLLTQSVATLLHQELIDLNRVAQDGMRVRASAGSSSFRRKPTLEKCLQEAEEQLKVLREERESDDVSAEDRRVKGARERAARERAERVQAALEEREKIVPKMERRKKGSGDEARASTTDPEARKMKMGDGGFRPAYNVQFATTTETRVIVGLDVVNAGTDGGQLQPMYEQLIERYSQRPEEYLADAGFSNLEAITHLEANGTNVYLPITDEEKKRSQGRDPHAPMPGDSQEVEAWRARMGTDEAKEIYKERASSAEFSNATCRNRGLNQFNVRSLAKAKAVALWHALAHNFQRLLALTRQRSTMAT
- a CDS encoding MEKHLA domain-containing protein; the protein is MTDLASFAADTPRFVRHLLDSYRRWVGVELMERTGTEPSDLEQLFALPVVVVSHDAQDDPIFKFGNQTALDLWELRLPEFLQMPSRLTAEPLHRDERARLLQRTERDGYVDDYRGVRISSRGRRFYIEQATIWNIVDDADTYIGQAATFDHWTFLEAGETP
- a CDS encoding DUF6655 family protein, producing MAASFQFFAAIRGGALVVGLLLAAGCGTTSNRTLTEQLVSSHAVDEAIADIDFQPLRDEKVYLDPRYLQNVKGAGFVNAEYITSAIRQQMNAAGCLLQDSAAEADYVVEARIGALGTEGHTVTYGIPSSNAVSSAASLFPTAPPMPTIPEIAFAKKSNTIGGAKIALFAYHRESRQPIWQSGIAQSLGTAKDTWLLGAGPFQGGNIYDRAQFAGSSIGLPNPFRKAEDSPIPVEYDAPFDFRSEHLADTKHESEEAETPMPGGKAEADLVGYEEEKSPDKKPEPLPEKEKSKPLPKQEPEKVTISG
- a CDS encoding UbiA family prenyltransferase — translated: MATVSAEPAWLPYFQLFRLPNLFTAWADILAGYLAVSQFSSETASLTPWPVFLCLIAASSLIYSAGMALNDYYDLEQDRRERPQRPLPSGRISPRLAAWLGYQFLLIGVVLASVAGYLYSDLAAIPWRGGAVAAALVASVLLYDAGLKATVFGAVAMGSCRFFNLLLGMSLAGSLAGDARFSLVGYDMGQLAYAGGIGVYIAGVTWFARTEAKESARPMLIFGFVVLIIGLGLFVASPLLGSSIIRLRSMQTFGWCGLMTLLAVSIIRRCVIAIADPSPSNVQVAVKQALLSLITLNAGLVLAVCGAFWAVIVALLIVPMLLLGRWVYST
- a CDS encoding sugar phosphate isomerase/epimerase family protein → MRIGYNTNGFAHHDPLDAVDVLADLGYESVAITVDHGTLTPFGNTYMADRQADHLAGLLREKKMTCVVESGARFLLDPKQKHEPTLVSPAKHGRQRRFEFIRHCIDAAVKLKADCVSLWSGRLLDEVNEATAMKRLVEALQPVIEYAELQQMPLGFEPEPGMFIDTMDRFAQLCDRIDSPLFQLTLDIGHLQCQNELPLGDFIRQWGSRIVNVHIEDMKRGVHEHLPFGEGEIDFSEVIQALQDANYQKGLHVELSRHSHEAPTIAASSMQFLRPLVHPL
- a CDS encoding alkaline phosphatase family protein; this encodes MPDNVVLLSLPGLSPQDLAHMPQVSALVADGDRAPLAASFPAVTWPVQANMLTGQLAVDHGVTANGFYWRDTHKVEMWTAGNEAILQPQIWDLLKKHDPEIRTSAWFPMLSKRSGADYVCMPAPVHNPDGSETMWCYTKPSDLYGDLLKELDGFPLHHFWGPMANIKSSAWIADSAAMVAEKFQPHFSFIYLPHLDYAAQKLGPQSDAHKQAAADIDEVIGKLVARMRAALGDDTLFLIASEYVIVPVDHVSYPNRILREAGLLQVEQREDGEHLDLVRSDAWALVDHQFSQVYVKDAQPSVIRRVQELFQGAEGIAEVLALEERAKYYMDHERAGEVILVSAPNSWQAYYWWINDDLAPGFARKVDIHQKPGYDPVEMHFDFATKSIPLDATLVKGSHGAPVNSEQQQGVFLSSQKGVFAETPLADTDVCDIVLRQFGV